From Pararhodobacter zhoushanensis, the proteins below share one genomic window:
- the chrA gene encoding chromate efflux transporter: protein MDGQTVSAGQRDVAVWAKIGLLSFGGPAGQIALMHRELVETRAWIDEARFLHALNFCMLLPGPEAMQLATYIGWLRGGWRGGMLAGGLFVLPGIVAIMALSWVYVLAGDVGWIAGVFFGLKAAVIAIVAQALVRIGRKALKTAGALAIAVAAFGALFVFGVPFPLVVLAAALVGFLTAKGAAVAVAPARVSTTRVALVWLALWLGPVLTLVLVLGRDHVLAQVAVYFSQMAVLTFGGAYAVLAWVAQAAVEQFGWLTAPQMLDGLAMAETTPGPLIMVTQFVGFMAGWGAGGLALASAAALVSVWATFAPCFLWIFAGAPHAERLRGNPALAGALAAVTAAVVGVIANLALWFAIHALFGQVVGGWPVWATLDLWAAGLTALALVAAFGLKAGPGALILGAALAGVALRLAGLA from the coding sequence ATGGACGGGCAAACGGTGAGCGCGGGCCAGCGTGACGTCGCGGTCTGGGCGAAGATCGGGCTGCTGAGTTTCGGCGGCCCCGCCGGGCAGATCGCCCTCATGCACCGCGAACTGGTCGAGACGCGGGCGTGGATCGACGAGGCGCGGTTCCTGCATGCGCTCAATTTCTGCATGCTCTTGCCCGGACCCGAGGCGATGCAGCTGGCCACGTACATTGGCTGGCTGCGCGGCGGCTGGCGCGGCGGGATGCTGGCGGGCGGGTTGTTCGTGCTGCCCGGCATCGTGGCGATCATGGCGCTGAGCTGGGTCTATGTGCTGGCGGGCGATGTCGGATGGATCGCCGGGGTGTTCTTTGGGCTGAAAGCCGCGGTGATTGCGATTGTCGCGCAGGCCTTGGTGCGGATCGGGCGCAAGGCGTTGAAAACAGCGGGGGCGCTGGCGATTGCGGTGGCGGCGTTTGGCGCGCTTTTCGTGTTTGGTGTGCCGTTTCCGCTGGTGGTGCTGGCAGCGGCACTGGTCGGGTTCCTGACGGCGAAGGGCGCGGCTGTCGCCGTGGCCCCGGCGCGGGTGTCGACCACGCGCGTTGCGCTGGTCTGGCTGGCGCTGTGGCTGGGGCCGGTGTTGACGCTGGTTCTGGTGCTGGGGCGCGATCACGTGCTGGCGCAGGTGGCGGTGTATTTCAGCCAAATGGCGGTGCTGACTTTCGGCGGGGCCTATGCCGTGCTGGCCTGGGTGGCGCAGGCGGCGGTCGAGCAGTTCGGCTGGCTGACCGCGCCGCAGATGCTGGACGGGCTGGCGATGGCCGAGACGACGCCCGGCCCGCTGATCATGGTGACGCAGTTCGTGGGCTTCATGGCGGGCTGGGGCGCGGGCGGGTTGGCACTGGCCTCGGCGGCGGCGCTGGTCAGCGTCTGGGCGACCTTTGCGCCGTGTTTTCTGTGGATCTTCGCCGGCGCGCCGCATGCCGAGCGGCTGCGCGGCAACCCCGCTCTGGCCGGGGCCTTGGCGGCGGTGACGGCGGCGGTGGTCGGCGTGATCGCCAATCTGGCGCTGTGGTTTGCGATCCATGCGCTGTTCGGGCAGGTCGTGGGCGGCTGGCCGGTCTGGGCGACGCTGGATCTGTGGGCCGCCGGGCTGACGGCGCTGGCGCTGGTGGCGGCCTTCGGCCTCAAAGCCGGGCCGGGGGCGCTGATCCTTGGCGCGGCACTGGCGGGGGTGGCGTTGCGCCTGGCGGGGCTGGCGTGA
- a CDS encoding sulfurtransferase/chromate resistance protein — translation MPAPDAYSQDQLLKLIGTPRAPLIVDVRDADDAGADARRLPAAVMLGDGDVVAFARALPAQPVAVVCQKGLKRAQGVAGLLRAEGIAAQYLDGGFLGWAGAGLPLVDPACLPAPDAQGRTRWVTRNRPKIDRIACPWLIRRFIDPRAVFLFVGASEVQAVADLTGAVPFDIEGVRVSHRGDGCSFDAMIEDFGLAVPALDTLARIIRGADTARPDLAPEAAGLLAVSLGLSRMHTDDLAQLDAAMVVYDALYRWARDAQDEVHTWTGKR, via the coding sequence ATGCCGGCGCCAGATGCTTATTCTCAAGACCAGTTGTTGAAACTGATCGGCACGCCGCGCGCGCCGCTGATTGTTGATGTCCGCGACGCCGATGACGCGGGCGCGGATGCGCGCCGCTTGCCCGCCGCCGTGATGCTGGGCGATGGCGACGTTGTCGCTTTCGCCCGCGCCTTGCCCGCGCAGCCCGTCGCCGTCGTGTGCCAGAAAGGCCTGAAGCGCGCGCAGGGCGTGGCGGGTTTGCTGCGGGCCGAGGGGATCGCGGCGCAGTATCTGGACGGCGGCTTTCTGGGTTGGGCCGGGGCCGGGTTGCCGCTGGTCGATCCGGCCTGTCTGCCTGCGCCCGACGCGCAGGGCCGAACGCGCTGGGTCACGCGCAACCGGCCCAAGATCGACCGCATCGCCTGCCCCTGGCTGATCCGCCGTTTCATCGACCCGCGCGCGGTTTTCCTGTTCGTCGGGGCCAGCGAGGTGCAGGCGGTGGCCGATCTGACCGGCGCGGTGCCGTTTGACATCGAGGGCGTGCGCGTCAGCCACCGGGGAGACGGGTGCAGTTTCGACGCGATGATCGAGGATTTCGGTCTGGCCGTCCCGGCGCTGGACACGTTGGCGCGGATCATTCGCGGCGCAGATACCGCGCGCCCCGATCTGGCGCCCGAGGCCGCCGGGCTGCTGGCCGTGTCGCTGGGTCTGTCGCGGATGCACACCGACGATCTGGCGCAGCTGGACGCGGCGATGGTGGTTTATGACGCGCTCTATCGCTGGGCGCGTGACGCACAGGACGAGGTGCACACATGGACGGGCAAACGGTGA
- a CDS encoding Lrp/AsnC family transcriptional regulator, with product MTEIDPISDKILRQLTRDGRVSNLELADRVGLSPSACLRRVQELERRGVIKGYRAVLDPAKTGIGFVAYMSVGLGLHTKAAQEGFERAISAAPQVIECHNVTGNVEYLLRVEVADLAAFKHFHTEILGTLPQVSSITSFVVMGSPKDERA from the coding sequence ATGACCGAGATCGATCCAATCAGCGACAAGATATTGCGTCAGTTGACGCGCGACGGCCGCGTGTCGAATCTGGAGCTGGCCGATCGCGTGGGGCTGTCGCCTTCTGCCTGCCTGCGCCGGGTGCAGGAGCTGGAACGGCGCGGCGTGATCAAGGGGTACCGCGCGGTGCTTGATCCGGCCAAGACCGGGATCGGCTTCGTCGCCTACATGTCCGTCGGTCTGGGCTTGCACACCAAGGCCGCGCAGGAGGGGTTCGAGCGCGCGATCAGCGCTGCCCCGCAAGTGATCGAGTGTCACAATGTGACAGGAAATGTCGAGTATCTGTTGCGGGTCGAGGTGGCTGATCTGGCCGCCTTCAAGCATTTCCATACCGAGATTCTGGGCACGCTGCCGCAGGTCTCGTCGATCACCAGTTTTGTCGTCATGGGATCCCCCAAGGATGAACGCGCTTGA
- a CDS encoding LysE family translocator: MPLPAPLLTALALYAFVASITPGPNNLMLLASGANFGFVRTIPHMLGIALGFTAMTAIVGLGLAGLFLTFPLARTVLTVASVAYLLWLAWKIANAAPPDARAPATGKPMTGLQAAAFQWVNPKAWSMTLTANTLYAPNADWPSVAAVALVFGLVNLPCISSWALIGTALRSWLRNPRALRLFNLGMAALLVATLYPVLAG, from the coding sequence ATGCCCCTGCCCGCCCCTCTGCTCACCGCCCTCGCCCTCTATGCCTTTGTCGCTTCGATCACGCCGGGGCCGAACAACCTGATGCTGCTGGCCTCGGGTGCGAATTTCGGTTTTGTGCGCACGATCCCGCATATGCTGGGCATCGCGCTCGGCTTCACGGCAATGACGGCGATCGTGGGACTTGGGTTGGCGGGGTTGTTCCTGACCTTCCCGCTAGCACGCACGGTTTTGACCGTCGCTTCCGTCGCCTATCTGCTCTGGCTTGCGTGGAAGATCGCCAACGCCGCGCCGCCGGATGCCCGCGCCCCGGCGACCGGCAAACCGATGACCGGATTGCAGGCTGCGGCCTTCCAATGGGTGAACCCGAAAGCCTGGAGCATGACGCTTACCGCCAATACCCTCTACGCGCCCAACGCCGACTGGCCCTCGGTCGCGGCGGTGGCGCTGGTGTTCGGACTGGTCAACCTGCCGTGTATTTCCAGCTGGGCGTTGATCGGCACCGCCCTGCGCAGCTGGCTGCGCAATCCGCGCGCGCTGCGGCTGTTCAACCTTGGCATGGCCGCGCTTCTGGTCGCCACCCTTTATCCAGTGTTGGCCGGGTAG